The Meiothermus sp. genome segment ACAACATCGCCAAGCACGCCAAAGCCCACAAAGCGCACCTGCGCTTGCAGCAGGCAAACGGTATGGTACAGCTCGAGATTTGCGACGATGGGGTGGGGTTTGATAGCCAGCGTGAGTATCCGGGCCACCTGGGTCTGGTTTCCATGCGGGAGCGCATCGAGCGCCTGGGGGGTCGCTTTGAGGTGGTCAGCAGCCCCGGTGCCGGTACAACGGTGCGGGCAAACCTGCCCCTTCTGGGGGGTTGATGGGGGCGGGGGCTTTGTCCTGCGGCAAAAGGAGTAGCGTAATGATGTGCAGACGCTGCTGTGGCACTTACTGGCCGCCACCCTGATTGGGTTTGCGGTGGGCCTCGAGGCCTTCGGGAGTGCGGGGGTGTTTGCGGTGAGCGCCCTCTCGGGTGTGGCCGATCTGGACGCCATCTCGCTTTCGCTGGCGCGCCTGACGGCCAGCGAACAGCTGGTCTTGCAGGTCGCGGCCATCGCCATCCTGATTGCGGCTTTGAGCAACACCCTGTTCAAAACCGTACTGTCGTTTGGCGCCGGGCGGCTGGGGGTTTATGTGGCCCTGGGGCTGTTGCCGGGTGGATTGCTGGCTTTGCTGACGATGCTGGGTCGCTAAACGCTTGCTTCACTTCCCAAAACGCCGCTCCCGTTTCTGGTAGTCGCGCACCGCCCTCAGGAAGTCCACCTTACGGAAGGCAGGCCAGAAGGCGTCGAAGAAGTAGTACTCGCTGTAGGCGGCCTGCCACAGCAAAAAGCCCGAGAGCCGAATTTCGCCCGAGGTGCGAATGATGAAGTCGGGGTCGGGTACACCCGCGGTGTAGAGCCGCTCGGAGATGTGTTCAATGTCGAGTTCGGCAGCCAGCTCTTCCGGCGACTTGCCGGTCTGGGCGGCCTCGAGCAGCAGGCTCTTGACGGCATCCACAATTTCTTCCCGCCCCCCATAGCCCATGGCGATATTGAGCAGCATTCCGCTGTGGTGCTCGGTGGCTTTTTCTAGTTCTTCCAGGGCCTCCAGCACCTTGGGCGGGAAGCGGTCGTGCCGGCCAATTACCTTGACCCGCACCTCGTTGGCGTGGATGCGGGGGTCTTGGGCCATCCGTTTCGCTTCCTGAACAAAGAGCTGCATGAGGGTCTCGACCTCGGTCTGGCTGCGGTTAAAGTTGTCGGTGGAAAAGACCCATATGGTCACGGTAGGAATTTTGAGCTCGAGGCACCACTCCAGCACCTCGTAGGCTTTCTGTACCCCAAATTCGTGGCCCTGGTGTCCCTCCAGGCCCAGCTCCCTGGCAAAACGCCGGTTGCCATCCAGAATCATCCCCAGGTGCTTGGGCGCCTGGCCCCGGCGCACCTCGGCCTCGATCCGTTTTTCGTACCACCAGTAAAGCGGCTTGAGCAAGGCGCCAAAGAGCTGTACCAGTTGTTGTCGAATCGAACCTTTGGGAACGCGCACAGGGGATGTTGCCGCCATGGGCCACCTCAACCTATCTATCTTAGCGGGAAGTCTGTAGATAAGGTGTGCATGTTTGGGCGAAACCAAGGCCTTGATCGTTTGCCACCCTGCCTGACCCTGAGCGGCTGGCTTTGGCTGATGGGGCCGCTACCAGGTTTTGACCAAAAAACATGACCTGGACGATATTTTTGGGAAACCAGCAAAGCCTCTGGTTGTGCAGTAAAAAGTGTTCAGCGACGCAGACGATCTACCTTGAGCACAAAGCTCAGCACGAAGCTGCCGTGTTTGGGGCTCTTCATCTGGATGCTGTTGCCCTGCAAGGTGAGGCTGGTAGGGGTGAGGGCGGTGATGGTCACGTTCCCGCTGCCGCCCCAACTCTTGCGGTTGTTGGGGTTGCGGTCATCCACGTAGCTCAGTGTGCCCCGCACCTGGGAGTTCAGGGGATCGCCTATGCGGTAGGTCTGGCCCTGTTTGAGCGGCCCTTTGAGGTCAACCGAAAGAATACGTGGCGCGTAGGGGGGTGGATTGCTGTTGGGGTCGGCAAAAAAGTGCAGGCTCACTCGAGCCGAGTCCTTGAATAGGTCCCCGGTCACCCGAGTTTGGGGTTTGGCGGGTAACCTGCCCAGATCCAATCCGCGCACCTGAAGCCGGAAACTGCCGCCGGTGGCCGGGGTGAGCCCGGTTTGCGCCAGGGCCAAGGCTGCTAACATCAGTCCCATTACCCATAGTCTGATCATGCTCCCAGGTAAACAGAGCGCACCCTGAGGGATATGAAAGTTCTGTGGAGGCACCTTGATTTTTGCAGGGCTGGGTGGCTCGTGCAAGCTGCTTCGGAAGGGCTTGGTGTGTATCGGTGGTGCAAATGAACCGGGTTTGGGCTTAAAATCCGCTAACTTCGGAGTTACAACGCGGTGCATGCG includes the following:
- a CDS encoding isoprenyl transferase, with product MAATSPVRVPKGSIRQQLVQLFGALLKPLYWWYEKRIEAEVRRGQAPKHLGMILDGNRRFARELGLEGHQGHEFGVQKAYEVLEWCLELKIPTVTIWVFSTDNFNRSQTEVETLMQLFVQEAKRMAQDPRIHANEVRVKVIGRHDRFPPKVLEALEELEKATEHHSGMLLNIAMGYGGREEIVDAVKSLLLEAAQTGKSPEELAAELDIEHISERLYTAGVPDPDFIIRTSGEIRLSGFLLWQAAYSEYYFFDAFWPAFRKVDFLRAVRDYQKRERRFGK
- a CDS encoding DUF4010 domain-containing protein — translated: MQTLLWHLLAATLIGFAVGLEAFGSAGVFAVSALSGVADLDAISLSLARLTASEQLVLQVAAIAILIAALSNTLFKTVLSFGAGRLGVYVALGLLPGGLLALLTMLGR